A DNA window from Mya arenaria isolate MELC-2E11 chromosome 17, ASM2691426v1 contains the following coding sequences:
- the LOC128223111 gene encoding uncharacterized protein LOC128223111 → MKLRDGQDRSMIAGCSVKTVYLTCLKGGHANGYYLLEDSGYPAKRSLLTPYLAPQNATEEGYNRVIVACCVLHNICKERAIPINGDDDSDDEDDNADDQLAQGVQQPPNVAGNRFRDHVAATYFRP, encoded by the exons ATGAAGTTGCGAGATGGCCAGGATCGGTCCATGATAGCAGGGTGCTCCGTGAAAACGGTTTATTTGACTTGTTTGAAGGGGGGGCATGCAAATGGATACTACTTGTTGGAAGATAGTGGATATCCAGCTAAGAGATCGCTGCTAACCCCCTACCTGGCACCACAGAATGCAACAGAAGAAGGCTACAACCG GGTGATTGTAGCATGTTGTGTTCTGCACAACATCTGCAAAGAGAGAGCAATCCCTATTAACGGTGATGATGATTCTGATGACGAGGATGATAATGCAGATGATCAACTGGCACAGGGAGTGCAGCAACCTCCAAATGTGGCGGGGAATAGATTCAGGGATCATGTTGCAGCAACATATTTCA GGCCATGA